Proteins encoded within one genomic window of Brassica rapa cultivar Chiifu-401-42 chromosome A09, CAAS_Brap_v3.01, whole genome shotgun sequence:
- the LOC117125619 gene encoding uncharacterized protein LOC117125619 codes for MAMKRHGKSPASSGSDEKVMFFRDVSLGPHETRLRFRLIHFWEAQNPVKKTLIGLEMLLIDEQGTVIQGFIPPGRIKKYLPEMKRGSVYELINFYGSKNKPMYRVADHIATVSFAWNSELSVLHDIPIPFDEDRFRMHSYEDFEANCDLKGDLYDVLGHMKLVDGQCVTERPIIDEAKVATTRHIMIHVQSHEGPVMKLYLWDQTATDFCKKFKSSEKTPTVLLATAVNTKRLGGTLALSSMSPTRVFMDNDVQPTIDYLAWLSSNPEIAKQVSAEVVTKRETMTISDIFSYMTMESAKDAFFECTATIDDVVHGSAWYYIACTGCHSKATKGANSLICTNPRCVKDTTAGVAQYRAKISVYDSSEQGFFVLLGDAGFQLTGRHASELVSSYFEANKDKGPDHEVPVPEALISIIGQTHKFCVKVTDHNFSGNTRAITVTKILPPETPSPTEASLGDAIAATSMEAVQTGSDMCEPSNSRGDSADEEGKRTFDSVDPEKVKRARCEK; via the exons ATGGCGATGAAACGACATGGAAAGTCTCCTGCTTCCTCCGGCTCTGACGAAAAAGtgatgttcttcagagatgtCTCTCTAGGTCCTCATGAAACCCGTCTGCGCTTTCGACTCATCCATTTTTGGGAGGCTCAGAACCCGGTGAAGAAGACCCTTATTGGCCTGGAGATGCTTCTCATCGACGAGCAG GGAACTGTCATTCAAGGATTCATCCCACCAGGACGTATTAAAAAATACTTGCCTGAGATGAAGCGAGGTTCAGTTTACGAACTCATCAACTTCTACGGATCGAAGAACAAACCGATGTACCGGGTTGCTGATCATATCGCAACTGTGTCCTTCGCATGGAACTCTGAGTTGTCGGTCCTTCACGACATTCCAATCCCTTTTGATGAAGACCGTTTCAGGATGCATTCGTATGAGGATTTTGAGGCCAACTGTGATCTGAAAGGTGACCTCTACG ATGTTCTTGGCCACATGAAGCTGGTCGATGGACAGTGTGTTACCGAGCGTCCCATTATTGATGAAGCGAAGGTTGCTACAACGAGGCACATCATGATTCATGTGCAATCACATGA aggaCCTGTCATGAAGCTCTACCTCTGGGACCAGACAGCAACGGATTTTTGCAAGAAGTTTAAGTCCTCTGAAAAAACTCCCACAGTTCTTTTGGCCACAGCCGTTAACACTAAACGTCTCGGAG GTACCCTGGCATTGAGTTCTATGTCTCCTACACGGGTTTTCATGGACAATGATGTTCAACCAACAATTGATTACCTAGCCTG GCTCTCCTCAAACCCTGAGATTGCTAAGCAGGTTAGTGCAGAGGTGGTCACTAAGCGGGAGACGATGACTATATCTGACATATTCTCTTACATGACGATGGAATCTGCAAAG GATGCCTTCTTTGAGTGCACTGCTACCATTGATGATGTGGTTCATGGATCTGCTTGGTACTATATTGCATGCACTGGGTGTCATAGTAAGGCTACCAAAGGCGCAAACTCATTGATTTGCACGAACCCAAGATGTGTGAAGGATACCACAGCTGGAGTTGCACA GTACCGTGCAAAGATTTCGGTTTATGACAGCAGTGAACAAGGATTTTTTGTCCTGCTTGGTGATGCTGGTTTCCAATTGACTGGGAGGCACGCATCTGAGTTGGTCAGCAGCTACTTTGAG GCCAATAAAGACAAAGGCCCTGACCATGAAGTGCCTGTCCCGGAAGCTCTGATTAGCATAATCGGACAGACCCATAAGTTTTGTGTAAAAGTTACAGACCACAACTTCTCTGGCAACACCCGAGCTATCACTGTCACCAAGATCCTCCCTCCAGAGACACCATCACCCACAGAAGCCTCTCTTGGAGACGCCATTGCTGCAACGTCCATGGAAGCAGTGCAGACTGGAAGTGATATGTGTGAGCCTTCAAACAGCCGTGGAGATTCTGCAGATGAAGAGGGTAAGAGAACGTTTGACAGTGTTGATCCAGAGAAAGTCAAACGGGCAAGATGTGAGAAATGA
- the LOC103841431 gene encoding chalcone--flavonone isomerase — MLTNTCNPNLTFFFAIYLSLYNHPTQENFFHYYHQTSSSSSKHSNLNPKVMFNQIMFSSGIQTPLPSVTNLQVESVNFPPSVISPASSNRLFLAGAGVQGLDIQGDFVISTVIGVYLDPNALEGLPFCGTTEELAESVPFFRQIVTGPFEKFIKVTMKLPLTGQQYSEKVTENCEAIWESLGINAYSDSHICEDCDPPPGAKLRFNKITKTFGPYRHYSRGHAVVRFLEIFKHKKFPPGASILFAFSPKGSLTVAFSSDDGIPKRGNTAIENKFLAEAILESIIGKNGVSPGARLSVAERLAQLMKLERRAETLILADKKIMKNNEVKEDATKTKTDQEEANDLSLGDKLAEEN, encoded by the exons ATGCTAACTAACACTTGTAATCCtaacctaacttttttttttgctatctaCCTCTCTCTTTATAATCACCCAACCCAAGAAAACTTTTTTCATTATTATCAtcaaacatcatcatcatcatcaaaacaTTCAAACCTAAACCCCAAAGTCATGTTTAATCAAATCATGTTTTCTTCCGGCATTCAGACACCGTTACCCTCCGTCACGAATCTTCAAGTTGAATCCGTTAACTTTCCACCGTCCGTCATCTCACCGGCTTCCTCCAACCGACTCTTCCTCGCTGGCGCAG GTGTGCAAGGTTTGGATATCCAAGGAGATTTTGTGATCTCCACCGTCATCGGAGTTTACCTAGATCCTAACGCCTTAGAGGGACTTCCCTTTTGCGGTACGACAGAGGAGTTAGCGGAATCCGTCCCTTTCTTCCGTCAAATCGTCACAG GTCCTTTTGAGAAATTCATTAAGGTGACGATGAAACTCCCGTTAACGGGACAGCAATATTCGGAGAAAGTAACAGAGAATTGTGAGGCAATTTGGGAATCGTTAGGGATAAACGCGTACTCTGACTCTCACATCTGTGAAGACTGTGATCCTCCTCCCGGTGCAAAACTTCGTTTTAACAAGATCACTAAAA CATTTGGTCCATATCGGCACTACTCTAGGGGTCATGCTGTGGTGAGGTTCCTGGAAATCTTCAAGCACAAAAAGTTCCCTCCTGGTGCTTCCATCCTCTTCGCTTTCTCCCCTAAAGGCTCTCTTACG GTTGCGTTTTCGAGTGATGATGGCATTCCTAAAAGAGGAAACACAGCGATCGAGAATAAGTTTTTGGCAGAGGCAATTCTTGAATCAATCATTGGAAAGAACGGTGTGTCTCCTGGGGCTAGGCTGAGTGTAGCTGAGAGATTAGCTCAGCTGATGAAGCTTGAACGCCGGGCTGAGACATTAATATTGGCCGacaaaaaaatt ATGAAAAATAACGAGGTCAAAGAAGATGCAACAAAGACAAAGACTGATCAAGAGGAAGCTAACGATCTCTCCCTCGGAGATAAATTGGCTGAAGAAAACTGA
- the LOC103841433 gene encoding exocyst complex component EXO70H1, with product MEKRSKFSFFSSSSPKSLPSSPHSFTSPASPLHQVFTQSTMDEAIERAEAIIKKWDPNTPSFTKIVSLFNHSRKEAKEFIKCARDLRKTMHFLVSQDSQSPKLALAQTLMQIAMTRLEKEFFQILSSNRDKLDPESVSGQSSTSTNSEFEDDYDEDDDDEMKKANESITKVEKASAVVMSDLKAIAECMISCGYGKECVKIYKRIRKSIVDEGLSLLGIEAYKGSRLHRTDWVTLDHMIKNWIKAAKIGVTTLFRGEKLLCDHVFSASNSTRESCFYEIANEAATNLFKFPEFVAKEKKSHERIFSLMDLQAAISDLWQDIEMIFHYDSVSGVKSQALMSLQKLKVSIHNALTDFESTVHKDSTKALTPGGGIHKLTRSTMSFISSLSEHSSVLSEILADHPLPRNTRLLESYVIMLEEEEHNHALSVHFAWLILVLLCKLDTKAEHYKDVSLSYLFIANNLHFIIETVRSSDHLRHLLGEDWITKHDDKLSAYVANYEISAWSYVYMSLPEEPTELSPEEAKIYFRRFHSAFEEAYMKQSPRVVPDAKLRDELKVSIAKKLVTEYREFYGKYLPMLGQERNIEMLVRFKPDNLENYISDLFHGTPILASSSVSSSSSTSWMSLGRVSS from the coding sequence ATGGAGAAAAGGTCaaagttttctttcttctcttcctcatCCCCCAAGTCTCTTCCTTCATCTCCTCACTCATTCACCTCCCCAGCTTCTCCTCTTCACCAGGTCTTCACTCAGTCCACCATGGACGAAGCCATAGAGAGAGCAGAAGCCATCATCAAGAAATGGGACCCTAACACGCCTTCCTTCACCAAGATCGTCTCTCTGTTCAACCACAGCAGAAAAGAAGCCAAGGAGTTCATCAAATGCGCCCGTGACTTGCGCAAAACTATGCACTTCCTTGTCTCGCAAGACTCTCAATCTCCAAAGCTTGCCCTAGCACAAACCCTAATGCAAATCGCCATGACAAGGCTTGAAAAAGAGTTTTTCCAGATATTATCTTCCAATAGAGACAAGCTTGATCCTGAATCAGTCTCCGGTCAATCCTCAACGTCAACCAACTCCGAGTTTGAAGATGAttatgatgaagatgatgacgaTGAGATGAAGAAAGCTAATGAGTCCATCACTAAAGTTGAGAAAGCTTCAGCTGTGGTGATGTCTGACCTAAAGGCTATAGCAGAGTGTATGATCAGCTGCGGATACGGTAAAGAATGTGTAAAGATCTACAAGAGGATCAGAAAATCTATAGTAGATGAAGGGCTGAGCTTACTTGGGATAGAAGCTTACAAAGGCTCAAGGCTTCACAGAACAGACTGGGTCACGCTCGACCATATGATCAAGAACTGGATCAAAGCCGCAAAGATTGGCGTCACTACTCTCTTCCGTGGAGAGAAGCTTCTATGTGATCATGTCTTCTCTGCTTCCAACTCAACGAGAGAGTCATGCTTCTACGAGATTGCAAACGAAGCAGCCACTAACCTATTCAAGTTCCCTGAGTTTGTAGCTAAAGAGAAGAAGTCTCATGAGAGGATCTTCTCTTTAATGGATCTCCAAGCTGCCATCTCTGATCTCTGGCAAGACATAGAGATGATCTTCCACTATGATTCAGTATCCGGTGTGAAGTCTCAGGCGCTCATGTCACTTCAGAAGCTAAAGGTTTCAATCCATAATGCTCTCACTGACTTTGAGTCAACGGTTCATAAAGATTCAACCAAAGCTCTTACACCTGGAGGAGGGATCCATAAGCTGACAAGATCAACAATGAGTTTCATCTCTTCCTTGTCTGAACACAGCTCTgtcttgtctgaaatccttgcagaCCATCCCTTACCAAGAAACACTAGGTTACTTGAGTCTTACGTCATAATGTTAGAAGAGGAAGAACACAATCATGCCCTCTCTGTCCATTTCGCTTGGCTCATCCTTGTCTTGCTATGCAAGCTAGACACCAAAGCAGAACATTACAAGGATGTTTCACTATCCTACCTCTTCATTGCAAACAACCTTCACTTCATCATTGAAACGGTACGTTCGTCTGATCACCTCAGACACCTCCTTGGAGAAGATTGGATCACTAAACACGACGATAAACTCAGCGCTTACGTGGCGAACTATGAGATATCAGCATGGTCCTATGTATACATGTCATTGCCCGAGGAACCAACAGAACTATCACCAGAGGAGGCCAAAATATACTTCAGAAGGTTTCACTCGGCGTTTGAGGAAGCATACATGAAACAATCACCACGAGTTGTGCCAGATGCGAAGCTTAGGGATGAGCTGAAGGTTTCGATAGCAAAGAAGCTTGTAACGGAGTACAGAGAGTTTTACGGGAAGTACTTACCAATGCTTGGTCAAGAGAGAAACATTGAGATGCTGGTGAGGTTCAAGCCGGATAATTTGGAGAATTACATCTCCGATTTGTTCCATGGAACACCAATACTTGCTTCATCTTctgtttcttcatcttcttctacaTCATGGATGTCACTTGGGCGTGTTTCAAGCTGA
- the LOC103841434 gene encoding caffeoylshikimate esterase: MVKYGEDYVLNSRGMKLFTCSWRPEEHQEPKAMIFLCHGYGMESSITMNSTAIRLVNAGFVVYGIDYEGHGKSGGLNGYIKNFDHLVDDVSSHFSSICDKEENKGKMRFLMGESMGGAVVLLLARKKPEFWDGAVLVAPMCKLAEEIKPHPMVIKFLTKLTRVIPTWKIVPSNDIIDVAFKESHIRKQVRENEYCYKGRPRLKTAHQLLTTSLDLEKNLHQVAMPFIVLHGEDDKVTDKDVSKLLYEVSSSSDKTFKLYPNMWHGLLYGESPQNLEIVFGDIIGWLNERASVTNQRIETELKHV, encoded by the exons aTGGTTAAGTACGGAGAG GATTATGTGTTGAATTCACGAGGGATGAAGCTCTTCACGTGTTCATGGAgaccagaagaacatcaagaacCAAAGGCAATGATCTTTTTATGCCACGGCTACGGAATGGAATCAAGCATCACCATGAACA GCACGGCAATAAGGTTGGTGAACGCAGGGTTTGTGGTCTACGGAATAGACTATGAAGGTCACGGTAAATCTGGGGGATTAAATGGTTACATAAAAAACTTTGATCATCTTGTTGATGACGTCTCTTCTCATTTCTCTTCAATTTGTG ATAAGGAAGAGAATAAAGGAAAGATGAGATTTCTGATGGGAGAATCCATGGGAGGAGCGGTCGTATTACTATTAGCAAGAAAGAAGCCTGAGTTTTGGGACGGTGCCGTTCTAGTTGCTCCCATGTGTAAG CTAGCAGAGGAGATAAAGCCCCATCCTATGGTGATCAAGTTTCTCACAAAGCTAACTCGGGTTATTCCAACTTGGAAGATAGTTCCTAGCAACGATATAATTGACGTCGCATTTAAAGAATCCCACATCAGAAAACAG GTTAGGGAAAATGAGTATTGCTACAAGGGCCGGCCTCGCTTGAAAACTGCTCATCAACTCTTAACAACTAGCTTGGATCTTGAGAAGAATCTACATCAG GTAGCGATGCCATTTATTGTCCTTCACGGAGAAGATGATAAAGTTACGGACAAAGACGTAAGCAAGCTACTATACGAGGTGTCATCCAGTTCCGACAAAACTTTCAAGTTATACCCGAATATGTGGCATGGGCTTTTGTACGGTGAGTCTCCTCAGAATTTGGAGATTGTGTTTGGTGATATCATTGGATGGTTAAACGAGAGAGCTTCGGTTACTAACCAAAGGATAGAGACTGAGTTAAAGCATGTATAA
- the LOC103841436 gene encoding uncharacterized protein LOC103841436 translates to MAGSSSASYIHMVQHMIEKCLIFHMSKEECVEALSKHANITPVITSTVWKELEKENKEFFKAYEERQSKQEQMSEEETNQMIQKIISDSPKESDD, encoded by the exons ATGGCTggttcttcttctgcttcttacaTTCACATG GTGCAGCACATGATTGAAAAATGTTTGATCTTCCACATGAGCAAAGAAGAGTGTGTGGAAGCTCTGTCTAAGCATGCAAACATCACTCCTGTCATCACCTCTACtg TTTGGAAGGAGCTGGAGAAAGAGAACAAGGAATTCTTCAAGGCGTATGAGGAGAGGCAAAGCAAACAAGAGCAAATGTCGGAGGAAGAGACAAACCAGATGATCCAGAAGATAATCTCGGATTCACCTAAAGAATCCGACGACTGA
- the LOC103841437 gene encoding photosystem I assembly factor PSA3, chloroplastic — protein MVIVTPISTSSHQISPSFFHLRLRIPATSPASSRLIKHGDGGGGGIALSIRAYIEKPNSISSFANTVIGSLPVIGLLARILSDEGGVGRDLVDFAEFRKRVGNKCAPSDSRAFYEFQQRRGKAGEPLYVLLCCWVAAVGAGLLKSEEILEGVTRVSISNDLEFEEQNFIALMTEARQRRAKLNVAAPTIPMELRVEKALEGIYACCFRRGVIEEEDEQLLLVMLTAVFPSVDKSEIERIIKEKAIRVAEGGEEENLMTEPKRLPKEAIQMQMKDLEFLQQQNIQS, from the exons ATGGTGATTGTCACCCCCATCTCCACATCTTCCCACCAAATCTCCCCTTCCTTCTTCCATCTCCGCCTCCGCATTCCCGCCACGTCCCCTGCTTCCTCTCGCCTCATCAAGCACGgagacggaggaggaggaggaatcgCCTTGTCGATACGAGCTTACATAGAGAAACCAAACTCCATCTCCAGCTTCGCCAACACAGTCATCGGTTCTCTACCCGTTATTGGACTCCTCGCCAGGATACTCAGCGATGAAGGAGGCGTCGGAAGAGATCTCGTCGACTTCGCCGAGTTTAGGAAACGAGTTGGGAATAAATGCGCACCTAGTGATTCTAGAGCTTTCTACGAGTTCCAACAGCGAAGGGGCAAG GCAGGAGAACCTTTATATGTGCTTCTTTGCTGTTGGGTTGCTGCAGTAGGTGCAGGGCTTCTCAAATCTGAAGAGATTCTTGAAGGTGTTACAAGGGTTAGCATTTCAAATGATCTCGAGTTTGAAGAACAGAACTTTATTGCTTTGATGACTGAAGCTAGACAG AGAAGGGCAAAGTTGAACGTTGCGGCGCCAACGATCCCTATGGAACTAAGAGTCGAAAAGGCTCTTGAAGGTATATATGCTTGTTGCTTCAGGAGGGGAGTTATTGAAGAGGAAGATGAGCAGCTTCTTCTAGTGATGCTAACTGCTGTTTTCCCATCGGTTGACAAGTCTGAGATAGAGAGGATCATCAAAGAGAAGGCGATTAGAGTGGctgaaggaggagaagaagagaatctCATGACTGAGCCGAAACGGCTGCCTAAAGAAGCTATTCAAATGCAGATGAAAGATCTTGAGTTCCTTCAACAACAAAACATACAATCTTAA
- the LOC103841438 gene encoding 60S ribosomal protein L23a-2 encodes MAKHVFTFKYVPCANTVMILWKGSHFEQWLQLKSGQIIKKKAKKIRTKVTFHRPKTLTKARDPKYPRISATPRNKLDHYGILKYPLTTESAMKKIEDNNTLVFIVDIRADKKKIKDAVKKMYDIQTKKVNTLIRPDGTKKAYVRLTPDYDALDVANKIGII; translated from the exons ATGGCCAAACATGTGTTCACCTTTAAGTATGTCCCATGT GCTAATACTGTTATG ATTTTGTGGAAAGGATCTCACTTTGAGCAATGGCTCCAGCTAAAG TCAGGCCAAATCATCAAGAAGAAGGCGAAGAAGATCAGGACAAAGGTGACGTTCCACAGGCCAAAGACACTGACGAAGGCTAGAGACCCAAAGTACCCACGCATCAGTGCAACTCCAAGGAACAAGTTGGACCACTACGGAATCCTCAAGTACCCACTCACCACCGAGTCCGCAATGAAGAAGATTGAAGACAACAACACCTTGGTCTTCATTGTTGACATCCGTGCagacaagaagaagatcaaGGATGCTGTCAAGAAGATGTATGACATTCAGACGAAGAAAGTCAACACACTCATTAG GCCTGATGGAACGAAGAAGGCGTACGTGAGATTGACTCCTGATTACGATGCTTTGGATGTGGCTAACAAAATCGGAATCATCTAA